One genomic window of Pedosphaera parvula Ellin514 includes the following:
- the scpB gene encoding SMC-Scp complex subunit ScpB, with protein sequence MSIKELRDVLATAAANTEGDETVKAFKKVKEEEMVTTLEQLASEHETAARSYRLACIAGSWQFVSQPEFAPWLKALVGHKARPPRLTQPALETLAIIAYRQPLTRAEVEQVRGVAVDGVVATLVERGLIEQVGRAEVVGRPITYGTTPLFLEYFGLRNLDELPAADELRRIPVTRPEGLVTTDPNLATAPTEQPAQVELAQVTGEAAQTAVEATSSPVEPPTESEAESSKAENPPES encoded by the coding sequence ATGAGTATCAAAGAGCTTCGCGACGTGCTGGCGACCGCCGCAGCCAATACCGAGGGGGATGAAACGGTCAAGGCTTTCAAGAAGGTCAAGGAAGAGGAAATGGTTACGACCTTGGAACAGTTGGCCTCTGAACACGAAACGGCAGCCCGAAGTTACCGGCTGGCTTGCATCGCCGGTTCCTGGCAATTTGTCAGTCAACCGGAATTTGCCCCGTGGTTAAAAGCCTTGGTAGGCCATAAAGCCCGCCCCCCTCGCCTGACCCAACCTGCCCTCGAAACTCTTGCCATCATTGCCTATCGCCAACCGCTTACTCGTGCCGAAGTGGAACAAGTCCGCGGAGTTGCCGTGGATGGCGTGGTCGCGACATTGGTGGAACGTGGATTAATCGAGCAGGTGGGCCGCGCTGAAGTTGTAGGCCGTCCGATCACTTACGGAACCACCCCGCTCTTCCTCGAATATTTCGGCCTGCGCAATTTGGATGAATTGCCGGCAGCGGATGAACTGCGCCGGATACCGGTCACAAGACCGGAAGGGTTGGTGACCACCGATCCTAATTTGGCCACTGCACCCACGGAGCAACCGGCCCAAGTCGAACTCGCACAGGTTACCGGAGAGGCTGCCCAAACTGCTGTTGAAGCGACCTCCTCCCCGGTGGAACCGCCAACGGAATCCGAAGCAGAGTCTTCCAAAGCCGAAAACCCGCCTGAATCATGA
- the pheA gene encoding prephenate dehydratase, producing the protein MNIPEHRKAIDSLDAQIVKLLNERTKHVLEIGDIKLKAGEEIYAPHRERAVLERICKLNHGPITNESLRAIYREVMSSALSLEKSMTIAYLGPEATFTHQAAIRRFGASLKYSAQKTVADVFSEVTKNRADYGVVPIENSTEGVVTHTLDMFVDSDLKIVAQIVLPIQHCLVSTCKREQIKKLYSHPQSLGQCRIWVQTHLPNAEIIETSSNARSAEFAAKEKNSAAIAGSLAAEHYGLRILESDIQDNSANATRFLVLGRQCSPPTGKDRTSIMLSLSHEVGALYKALAAFRRFKLNMTKIESRPSKRKAWEYYFFVDCEGHKEDKRVAKAIVELQKECNFVKVLGSYPNGD; encoded by the coding sequence ATGAACATCCCCGAGCATCGGAAAGCCATCGACAGCCTCGACGCGCAAATCGTCAAGCTGCTGAACGAACGCACGAAGCATGTCTTGGAAATCGGGGATATCAAACTGAAGGCGGGTGAGGAAATTTATGCTCCACACCGCGAGCGCGCTGTCCTGGAACGAATTTGCAAGCTGAATCATGGCCCAATCACCAATGAATCATTGCGAGCCATTTACCGCGAAGTGATGTCCAGCGCGCTGTCGCTGGAAAAGTCGATGACCATTGCCTATCTCGGGCCGGAAGCCACTTTCACCCATCAAGCCGCTATTCGCCGCTTTGGTGCGAGCTTGAAATATTCCGCGCAAAAAACCGTTGCGGATGTTTTTTCCGAAGTGACGAAGAACCGCGCGGACTATGGAGTCGTGCCGATTGAAAATTCCACCGAAGGCGTGGTCACCCACACGCTGGATATGTTTGTGGATAGTGACCTGAAGATCGTCGCACAAATCGTGTTGCCCATTCAGCATTGCCTGGTCAGCACCTGCAAGCGGGAGCAAATCAAAAAGCTTTATTCGCATCCCCAAAGCCTTGGGCAATGCCGCATTTGGGTACAGACTCATCTGCCGAACGCTGAGATCATCGAAACTTCGTCCAACGCCCGCTCCGCTGAGTTCGCGGCGAAGGAAAAGAATTCCGCTGCGATCGCCGGCTCATTGGCTGCCGAACATTACGGTTTGCGCATTCTGGAAAGCGACATTCAAGACAACTCGGCGAATGCAACTCGGTTCCTGGTCCTGGGCCGTCAATGCAGCCCGCCGACGGGCAAGGATCGTACGAGCATCATGCTGAGTCTCAGTCATGAAGTGGGTGCCTTATACAAAGCTCTCGCTGCCTTTCGCCGGTTCAAGTTGAACATGACGAAGATCGAGTCACGCCCCAGCAAGCGCAAAGCCTGGGAATACTATTTCTTCGTCGATTGCGAAGGCCACAAGGAGGACAAACGCGTGGCCAAAGCCATCGTGGAGTTGCAGAAGGAATGCAATTTCGTGAAGGTGCTTGGGTCGTATCCGAACGGGGATTAG
- a CDS encoding KpsF/GutQ family sugar-phosphate isomerase — translation MSHLARAREVFDIELAALKGVRNLLDESFDQAVELVVDTLRRRGKIIVVGIGKSGAIGRKIAATLSSTGSTSVVLNSVDAVHGDLGIVNDGDLILALSYSGESEELLNLMPALKRFSVKLISITGVPKSSLARYSDVVLNVKVAKEACPFNLAPTSSTTVTLVMGDALAMAVLQARGFKKQDFARRHPAGAIGRAMLLKVGEIMRTGQRNAVAQETLAVKEALMVMTRAKTGSLSVVNSKGKLVGVFTDGDFRRHMATNNDLLSQPVKTVMTRNPICIRDEALAQEALKIFNERNIDDLIVVNARREPVGLIDSQDLPKLKLM, via the coding sequence ATGAGTCATCTTGCCCGGGCTCGGGAAGTTTTTGATATCGAACTGGCGGCGCTGAAAGGCGTGCGCAATCTGCTCGACGAATCATTTGATCAAGCGGTGGAACTGGTCGTCGATACGTTGCGTCGGCGCGGGAAAATCATCGTCGTTGGCATCGGCAAATCAGGAGCGATTGGACGCAAGATCGCCGCCACACTTTCCAGCACCGGCTCGACGAGCGTTGTGTTAAATAGCGTCGATGCGGTGCATGGCGATCTGGGCATTGTCAATGATGGGGACTTGATTTTGGCGCTCAGTTATTCTGGTGAATCGGAGGAGTTGCTCAATTTGATGCCGGCCTTGAAGAGATTTTCCGTGAAGTTGATCTCGATTACTGGTGTGCCTAAATCATCCCTGGCCCGCTACAGCGATGTTGTTCTGAACGTCAAGGTTGCCAAGGAAGCCTGCCCTTTCAATCTCGCGCCGACCTCCAGCACGACGGTGACATTGGTAATGGGAGATGCTCTCGCGATGGCGGTGTTACAAGCACGCGGATTCAAAAAACAGGACTTTGCCAGGCGACATCCGGCTGGAGCCATTGGCCGCGCCATGCTCCTGAAAGTGGGAGAAATCATGCGCACGGGTCAACGTAATGCCGTCGCACAGGAAACGCTCGCGGTGAAGGAAGCATTGATGGTGATGACGCGCGCGAAGACGGGCAGCTTGAGCGTGGTCAATTCCAAAGGGAAGTTGGTCGGGGTATTTACTGACGGCGACTTCCGACGTCACATGGCCACAAATAATGACCTGCTCTCGCAACCGGTTAAAACGGTGATGACCCGTAATCCCATTTGCATTCGGGATGAAGCATTGGCGCAAGAGGCCTTGAAAATTTTTAACGAGCGCAATATCGACGATTTGATCGTGGTCAACGCCAGACGCGAGCCAGTGGGCTTGATTGATTCACAAGATTTGCCAAAGCTAAAGCTGATGTGA
- a CDS encoding prolyl oligopeptidase family serine peptidase: MKKTVYLLLAVATALTFTSCSTMKKQATAPAKPNIENLTAKKSSQTFKTDYLLYLPKDYKASSRKKWPAIVFLHGSGERGTNIWKATTHGPTKYIEKNPDFPFILITPLCPAGHKWSDDVVLGILDQVIDKYNVDTNRVYLTGLSMGGYGTWSLATTYPERFAAVAPICGGEGNIGVVLSMMDKEKKPALLNLPVWAFHGGKDNVVSLEESERMVKILKKAGCKDVELTIYPEATHNSWTATYDNPKLYEWFLEHKRSASN; encoded by the coding sequence ATGAAGAAGACAGTTTATTTATTGCTTGCCGTTGCCACAGCACTCACTTTTACATCCTGCTCGACCATGAAGAAGCAAGCAACTGCACCTGCGAAACCCAACATCGAGAATCTGACAGCAAAGAAAAGTTCGCAAACTTTCAAGACCGATTACCTGCTCTATTTGCCAAAGGACTATAAGGCAAGTTCGAGGAAGAAGTGGCCGGCAATCGTATTTCTACATGGCTCAGGCGAGCGTGGAACAAACATTTGGAAAGCCACCACTCATGGGCCGACCAAATACATCGAGAAAAACCCCGATTTCCCTTTCATCCTGATCACCCCGCTCTGCCCCGCCGGGCACAAGTGGTCGGATGACGTCGTGTTGGGCATTCTCGATCAGGTTATCGACAAATACAACGTGGACACCAACCGGGTTTACCTGACTGGCTTAAGCATGGGCGGTTATGGCACCTGGAGTTTGGCAACTACTTATCCCGAGCGGTTTGCTGCGGTCGCGCCCATTTGTGGGGGTGAAGGAAACATTGGCGTGGTGTTATCGATGATGGACAAGGAGAAAAAGCCTGCGCTCCTGAACTTGCCAGTCTGGGCTTTTCACGGAGGTAAGGATAATGTTGTTTCCCTCGAAGAATCAGAGCGGATGGTGAAGATTTTGAAAAAGGCTGGTTGCAAGGATGTGGAGTTAACCATCTATCCTGAAGCGACTCATAATTCCTGGACGGCGACCTACGATAATCCGAAGCTTTACGAGTGGTTTTTGGAGCACAAGCGCTCAGCGTCAAATTAG
- a CDS encoding HEAT repeat domain-containing protein translates to MRKRSHIARCILVGIISFFVVYLGLRTKEPSFQGRNLSAWLSDYGNLSAPVSNSDKRRVLKNNADNAVYNMGTNAIPMLMQRLQASDSSFRYRLATSLNRLSFIKNKFTTTADERWHAGLALQALGSKAKPAIPELTRLLTNPSLANHSLNLLMNFDNETAIPILLQMATNNNAELRKTALLDLGYRRQGSNGVIQVVLTGLKDPDPNVRAVAVGMLSRFPSEADLVVPALVDILSDSSLQHLAIQSLGELGEKARPAVPRLMEIASNKWAFNPAAVALSKIDPAAAQRMGVQRTNQFSIYE, encoded by the coding sequence ATGAGGAAACGCTCTCACATTGCGCGCTGCATTTTAGTGGGGATTATCAGCTTCTTCGTTGTCTACCTTGGATTGCGCACGAAAGAGCCAAGTTTCCAAGGCCGAAACCTGAGCGCCTGGCTCAGTGACTATGGGAATTTGTCTGCGCCCGTTTCTAATTCAGATAAAAGACGGGTTTTGAAAAACAATGCTGATAATGCCGTTTACAACATGGGCACGAATGCCATCCCCATGCTGATGCAACGACTCCAGGCCAGCGATTCCAGTTTTCGCTATAGACTGGCGACATCCTTAAACCGTCTTTCTTTCATTAAAAATAAATTCACTACCACGGCGGATGAACGGTGGCACGCAGGGCTGGCTTTACAGGCACTGGGTTCGAAGGCTAAGCCCGCGATTCCCGAATTAACGAGGCTTTTAACCAATCCTTCCTTGGCTAATCATTCACTCAACCTCTTGATGAATTTTGATAACGAAACCGCCATTCCGATTTTGTTGCAAATGGCAACCAACAATAATGCTGAATTACGTAAAACCGCTCTGCTCGATTTGGGTTACAGGCGCCAAGGCAGCAATGGAGTGATCCAGGTCGTGTTGACGGGGTTGAAAGATCCTGATCCTAATGTGCGAGCTGTTGCTGTCGGCATGCTTTCGCGATTTCCCTCAGAAGCCGATTTGGTTGTGCCAGCGCTCGTCGACATACTATCAGATAGCTCGCTTCAACATCTTGCGATTCAGTCGTTGGGAGAACTGGGGGAGAAGGCTCGTCCGGCTGTTCCCAGACTCATGGAAATTGCATCAAATAAATGGGCCTTTAACCCGGCGGCTGTTGCATTGAGCAAGATAGATCCGGCTGCTGCACAGAGAATGGGTGTGCAAAGAACAAATCAATTTTCAATTTACGAATAG